The following proteins come from a genomic window of Metarhizium brunneum chromosome 2, complete sequence:
- the AKT7_1 gene encoding Cytochrome P450 monooxygenase AKT7 → MEMKIALGHLGMYLGLLAGAGLLYAFGLVVYRVFFHPLAKYPGPFLAKITDAYQLYHAYKGDRHLEFWRMHQKYGKVVRFGPNSVSFNSNQSLKEIYGFKSNVRKAEFYDAFVHPAANTHNTRDKDVHARKRRVLSHAFSESAMKEMQRYILGNVRTFCDQIGLNDGGADAKGWTKPRNMSDWCNYLAMDILGDLSFGKAFHMLERPDNRFALELVEAATTRHLICGTMPIVDKLKIDKFLFPKLAAGRARYMAYSKGQLTERTKLGEETDRRDFFYYLLKARDPETGHGFTTPELWGESNLLIIAGSDTTSTAMAATIFYLVRNPHALKRVTQEIRTKFSDVEEIVHGPLLGSCTYLRACVDEAMRLSPSVGGILPREVLPGGITIDGQTLPQGTVVGTPHYTIHHNETYYPVPYGYAPERWLRDEVNPLTGKTTTEDDVALAQSAFCPFSIGPRGCIGKGLAYVEMTTTLARTIYLYDLRRAIGVVDPGEGRADLEWGRHRVTEFQLVDTFTSAKKGPMVEFRKVEKA, encoded by the exons atggagatgaagatTGCTCTGGGACATCTTGGCATGTACCTGGGACTGTTGGCTGGAGCTGGACTGCTCTAT GCCTTCGGTCTCGTCGTGTACAGAGTCTTCTTCCACCCCCTTGCCAAATATCCCGGTCCTTTCCTGGCCAAAATCACCGATGCATACCAGCTCTATCACGCTTACAAGGGCGACCGCCACCTTGAGTTCTGGCGCATGCACCAGAAATATG GCAAGGTGGTTCGATTCGGTCCCAACTCCGTCTCCTTCAACTCCAACCAGTCCCTCAAGGAAATCTACGGCTTCAAGTCCAACGTGCGCAAGGCCGAGTTCTACGATGCCTTTGTCCACCCAGCCGCCAACACGCACAACACCCGCGACAAGGACGTCCACGCCCGCAAGCGCCGCGTCCTGTCGCACGCCTTCTCCGAGAGTGCCATGAAGGAGATGCAGCGCTACATCCTCGGCAACGTCCGCACCTTTTGCGACCAGATTGGCCTCAAcgatggcggcgccgacgccaaggGCTGGACGAAGCCGCGCAACATGAGCGACTGGTGCAACTACCTGGCCATGGACATCCTGGGCGACCTCAGCTTTGGCAAGGCCTTCCACATGCTGGAGAGGCCCGACAACCGCTTTGCGCTGGAGCTGGTCGAGGCCGCCACCACGCGCCATCTCATTTGCGGCACCATGCCCATTGTCGACAAGCTCAAGATTGACAAGTTCTTGTTCCCCAAGCTTGCTGCCGGTCGCGCGAGATACATGGCCTACAGCAAGGGCCAGCTCACCGAGCGTACCAAGCTCGGCGAGGAGACGGATCGACGTGACTTCTTTTACTACTTGCTCAAGGCTCGCGATCCCGAGACCGGTCACGGCTTCACCACTCCTGAACTCTGGGGCGAGTCCAACTTGCT CATCATTGCCGGCTCAGACACCACGTccaccgccatggccgcaacGATTTTCTACCTCGTGCGCAACCCGCACGCCCTGAAGCGCGTGACGCAAGAAATCCGCACCAAGTTCAGCGACGTCGAGGAGATTGTCCACGGCCCCCTCCTGGGATCGTGCACGTACCTCCGCGCCTgtgtcgacgaggccatgcGCCTCTCTCCATCCGTGGGCGGCATCCTACCCCGTGAAGTGCTccccggcggcatcaccatcgacgGCCAGACGCTGCCGCAGGGCACCGTCGTCGGAACTCCCCACTACACCATCCATCACAACGAGACCTACTACCCCGTTCCGTATGGCTACGCGCCCGAGCGCTGGCTGCGCGACGAGGTCAACCCACTCACCGGCAAGACCACGACGGAAGACGATGTTGCCCTCGCCCAGAGCGCCTTCTGCCCCTTCTCCATCGGACCCCGTGGCTGTATCGGCAAGGGTCTGGCCTACGTCGAAATGACCACCACTCTGGCCAGAACAATCTACTTGTACGACCTGCGACGAGCTATTGGCGTCGTTGATCCCGGCGAGGGCCGCGCCGACCTCGAGTGGGGGCGACACCGCGTGACAGAGTTCCAGCTGGTTGACACGTTTACCAGTGCCAAGAAGGGTCCTATGGTTGAGTTTAGGAAGGTTGAGAAGGCCTAA
- the AMO1 gene encoding Nucleoporin AMO1, whose product MAICKFYQQGYCKFGSTCRFEHPDAGNNRNQSQNRFGTLASGAGGGSRGALQDALDKYSIVTDTMVKDLTSEAPQWILSAYAPGRNAPEQLFGGYPREQSFEEMRLHFMMGKAAGNEQQALNQAQELYQNAQQQMQNAVRNIDEAARFVVEAESKHPNRLDVCREGSQGAPFGEFQVGKRPSGIAQPAQANPFSTDSTTTASPFGQAAAQPTPSAFGQPAALGQRPNPFGTPAFGQPAQPSSAFGQPSQPSSAFGQQSSQPAAPAFGQPSQPTSAFGQASTLGAKPSPFGTPSFGQSAQPTNSQPGGFGQPSQLGAKPNPFASGGAANQGSSPFGSLGTANNAQAPVAVNPFASSNADQINATPNPFASNNSNQNNTGQPSPFGQQQPTQNQSPFGQASRPNPFASTTTTANQQVNNPFAQSTQNQTNGVFGKPSPAPFGQGASQQPSSFGSASQPQQAVASATGGNNPYPPESTKQHPSLESYASRNMDGTLAAFKGKPVTYKDGKPGIRAFDGTWTRIWFPDGAPGYYKDTELSVEAFDEQSLAQWAAFAQTGQFAEGIMPELPPPRECTRWDF is encoded by the exons ATGGCGATATGCAAATTCTACCAGCAGGGCTATTGCAAGTTTGGCA GTACTTGCCGGTTTGAACATCCCGATGCTGGAAATAATCGAAACCAAAGCCAGAATCGCTTCGGCACTCTTGCTTCCGGCGCAGGAGGTGGCAGCCGCGGAGCATTACAAGATGCACTCG ACAAGTACAGCATCGTCACCGATACCATGGTCAAGGACCTGACGAGCGAGGCGCCGCAATGGATTCTGTCGGCTTACGCGCCGGGGAGGAATGCCCCGGAGCAGCTGTTTGGAGGATACCCTCGAGAACAGAGCTTCGAAGAGATGAGATTACACTTTATGATGGGCAAGGCGGCAGGGAATGAACAACAGGCT CTCAATCAAGCACAGGAACTCTATCAGAATGCCCAACAGCAAATGCAAAATGCTGTACGAAATATCGACGAAGCTGCCCGATTCGTCGTGGAAGCCGAGAGCAAGCACCCCAACCGATTGGATGTCTGCCGAGAAGGATCTCAGGGGGCTCCCTTTGGCGAGTTCCAGGTTGGAAAGAGACCCAGCGGTATTGCTCAGCCGGCGCAAGCCAATCCTTTCAGCACCGACTCTACCACCACCGCATCACCGTttggccaagctgctgctcaacCAACGCCGAGTGCCTTTGGGCAGCCAGCAGCCCTGGGACAACGACCAAATCCTTTTGGCACACCGGCATTTGGCCAACCGGCTCAGCCAAGTTCGGCATTCGGCCAGCCTTCTCAGCCATCGTCGGCATTTGGACAGCAATCATCGCAGCCGGCGGCCCCCGCGTTTGGGCAACCGTCCCAGCCAACATCCGCCTTTGGACAGGCATCTACCCTTGGAGCCAAGCCGAGCCCGTTTGGAACGCCGTCATTTGGTCAGTCCGCTCAGCCTACGAATTCACAACCCGGCGGATTTGGCCAGCCCAGTCAACTGGGCGCGAAGCCGAACCCCTTTGCCTCTGGTGGCGCGGCAAACCAAGGTTCCAGTCCGTTTGGATCTCTGGGAACTGCCAACAATGCACAAGCCCCTGTGGCAGTCAACCCCTTTGCGAGTTCAAACGCCGATCAGATCAATGCTACACCAAATCCCTTTGCATCTAATAATTCGAACCAGAACAACACCGGCCAGCCAAGTCCGTTtggacaacaacaaccaacaCAGAATCAAAGTCCCTTCGGCCAAGCTTCAAGGCCGAATCCCTTTGCTTCCACCACTACAACGGCGAACCAACAAGTAAACAACCCCTTTGCTCAGAGTACCCAAAACCAAACCAACGGTGTCTTTGGAAAACCCTCTCCTGCCCCATTCGGCCAGGGTGCCTCACAGCAGCCGAGCTCCTTTGGATCGGCAAGCCAGCCCCAACAAGCCGTTGCTTCTGCAACTGGCGGCAATAATCCATACCCTCCAGAGAGCACGAAGCAGCACCCTTCCCTAGAGAGCTACGCGTCCAGGAATATGGATGGGACGCTGGCGGCATTCAAAGGCAAGCCTGTTACCTAcaaggacggcaagcccGGAATCAGAGCATTCGACGGAACTTGGACACGCATATGGTTCCCCGACGGCGCGCCAGGGTATTACAAGGATACTGAACTCTCCGTTGAAGCTTTCGACGAGCAGTCCCTGGCTCAATGGGCGGCGTTTGCGCAAACGGGCCAGTTTGCGGAAGGCATAATGCCCGagttgccgccgcctcgggAGTGCACACGGTGGGATTTTTGA
- the RPS20 gene encoding 40S ribosomal protein uS10, with translation MSYNKAEKDIGEGPKAHKIRITLTSRKVTVLEKVCTEILDRAKSKDLRVKGPVRLPTQTLKITTRKTPCGEGSKTWDSYEMRIHKRLIDLHAPTEVVKQIIVNIDAGVEVEVTIAA, from the exons ATGTCTTACAAcaaggccgaaaaggacATTGGCGAAGGCCCC AAGGCCCACAAGATCCGCATCACCCTCACCTCCCGCAAGGTCACTGTCCTCGAGAAGGTGTGCACCGAGATCCTCGACCGTGCTAAGAGCAAGGACCTGCGCGTCAAGGGCCCCGTCCGCCTGCCCACGCAGACGCTGAAGATCACCACCCGCAAGACTCCCTGCGGCGAGGGCTCCAAGACCTGGGACTCGTACGAGATGCGCATCCACAAGCGTCTCATTGA TCTTCACGCCCCTACCGAGGTTGTCAAGCAAATCATTGTCAACATCGAtgccggcgtcgaggtcgaggtcaCTATTGCCGCTTAA
- the Ascc2 gene encoding Activating signal cointegrator 1 complex subunit 2: MRLPPLAAFPKASWQQQLPPQEWDSLVQAWVALCRAYLDLSDDDFKRQTESHASLVTFSSTFVHEVVAAPLMPKSTLLLRPVFHLISRLLRLLAPPVLLEYSFLADFARIYPKKRTSPLIAGLFSTHSSSTLIEASLTTLKKLLIPILDSGIKGDLKLVEAKLVSLSPLLHVSPHSCIQLLAGSDFFEGLVTCFKVMNPPLRKAIVTTTYLCVVGLTEAEPPKWSMLSDQLFTLKTVAEEHRMGPLNANDSLVAELVTATPLLKVLLRRAEERGAATESLKKRITALEPFKKGPMARPKRPSRRKVDKGKGRQTNEDVRAEMHVHHMSQITHVQDLFPDLGAGFVSKCLDEYKDDVELVVANLLSQSLPPHLATADRSEPLSPHQDIPHHSNLAPRSTPPQVPTRRNVFDDDEFDRLSADESKISFGKKPQKNADELLKDKSTAPNKAAILSALASFDSDDDERDDTYDAADVGGTVDTMNQEADGVDDGNEEILFRAYHSDEKVFGRDVGTRRGNARTKLREETGMTDEAIEGWAVMLARNPQQKKRLDAKYAFAGQQVRLERTAWRASPAEPATEDSDIDGGGGRGGRGRGGGRGRGNRGGNVAGPTGVSSES; the protein is encoded by the exons ATGCGTCTCCCCCCGTTGGCAGCCTTCCCCAAGGCCTCGTGGCAGCAACAGCTTCCGCCTCAGGAATGGGACTCCCTTGTGCAGGCGTGGGTAGCGCTCTGCAGAGCCTATCTAGACCTctccgacgacgacttcAAAAGGCAGACTGAATCGCACGCCTCCCTTGTTACATTCTCATCGACGTTTGTGCATGAAGTTGTCGCGGCgcctttgatgccaaagtCGACATTGCTCCTCCGGCCCGTGTTCCACCTGATTTCGCGGCTTTTAAGACTCTTAGCTCCTCCAGTTCTATTGGAATATTCATTCCTCGCGGATTTTGCCAGGATATATCCCAAAAAACGCACCTCTCCGCTCATCGCAGGCCTCTTCAGCACTCACTCGAGTAGTACACTCATTGAAGCCTCTCTCACGACTCTCAAGAAACTGCTCATTCCAATCCTCGACTCCGGCATCAAAGGGGATCTGAAATTAGTGGAGGCTAAGCTTGTCTCGCTTAGCCCGTTGTTACACGTATCACCACACTCGTGTATACAGTTACTGGCTGGATCAGATTTCTTCGAAGGACTGGTGACGTGCTTTAAGGTTATGAATCCGCCGTTGAGAAAGGCCATTGTCACAACCACGTATCTATGCGTAGTTGGGCTGACAGAAGCGGAACCGCCAAAGTGGTCGATGCTGAGTGACCAGTTGTTTACGCTGAAGACTGTTGCCGAGGAGCACAGGATGGGACCACTGAATGCAAACGACTCGCTTGTGGCGGAACTGGTTACCGCGACGCCATTGTTGAAGGTCCTGCTGAGGAGGGCTGAGGAACGTGGTGCTGCTACGGAGAGCTTAAAGAAGCGGATTACTGCGTTGGAGCCCTTTAAAAAAGGAccgatggcaaggccaaagcGGCCTAGCAGGAGGAAGGTTGATAAAGGTAAGGGGAGGCAGACAAATGAAGATGTGCGGGCTGAAATGCATGTCCATCACATGAGTCAAATAACTCATGTTCAAGACTTGTTCCCCGACCTTGGAGCTGGGTTTGTGTCCAAGTGTCTGGATGAGTACAAGGATGATGTGGAACTGGTCGTGGCGAATCTACTTTCGCAATCACTGCCGCCTCACTTGGCTACAGCGGACAGGAGCGAACCATT ATCGCCTCACCAAGACATTCCCCATCACTCAAACCTGGCGCCTCGATCTACACCACCGCAGGTTCCAACTAGACGGAACGTCtttgacgatgacgaattCGACCGCCTCAGCGCTGACGAGTCCAAAATTTCATTCGGCAAGAAGCCGCAGAAAAACGCTGATGAACTCCTAAAAGACAAATCCACAGCGCCAAACAAGGCTGCCATTCTGTCTGCTCTTGCATCATTTGActccgatgatgacgagcgCGATGACACATATGATGCAGCTGATGTAGGCGGCACTGTGGACACGATGAACCAAGAAGCGGATGGTGTAGATGATGGAAATGAAGAAATCCTTTTCCGAGCATATCATTCGGACGAGAAGGTGTTTGGCCGAGATGTTGGCACAAGAAGGGGCAACGCGCGAACGAAACTGAGGGAAGAAACCGGTATGACGGATGAAGCTATAGAGGGATGGGCAGTCATGCTGGCACGAAATCCTCAGCAAAAGAAGAGACTAGACGCCAAGTATGCTTTTGCAGGGCAACAGGTCCGACTCGAGCGCACGGCCTGGAGAGCCAGTCCAGCAGAGCCGGCAACTGAAGATAGTGACATTGAtggcggaggaggcagaGGTGGACGCGGACgcggaggagggcgaggacgagggaaCCGCGGCGGCAACGTTGCTGGACCGACTG GGGTCTCGAGCGAATCATAA